The genomic window GTTGTCTTGCGTGAATGGATCGGAAAAATTCTTCCCGTTAAGTTGCGGTGCGATGCGGCTTCCTTGACAACGTTGAAGTCATTTTGATCATCATCAACACCAGCGGATCGCTGCTCGGCTCGGGCGCCAAAGACCAGATCAAAGGACCAAGTTGAGAAAACAATTTCCATGGGCGAAAGTGTTCGCGTTGCAAACGACGATTTTTGTCACAGCCATAACCGCTTCAATGGCAATTGGTGGGGCGTTGCTTGTACCTTTTCTTGTGTGGGTTTTTACCGATATCTGGCAATGGTCTCCCATCAATCGCTGGCTGCGCTTCGTGATCCTAGGGGCAATGATTGGCGTCATTGCGGGTGCCTTCTTCACAACACACGCCTGGTTGACTGCAACAGGTTCGTCGATGGTGCGAAAGATCGTCACCACCGCAGCTGTCGTGACTACCTGCATCGCAGTCACTGTCTTTGCGCGGGAGTACCTGGGTTGCTTGCTCCCGGGCTAGCTCGCACGGTGAGTGAGTACGAGGGAGTCCACTTGAAACACAACCAAAGGGGAGGAAAGATGAACGAAAAGACGAAATTGCGCTGGCATGAATATCTCTGGGTGGGATTGCCGTTACTGCTCGTCCTTGTCGGCGGTGCAATTGGTGGTCTTGTTGGGGCGACTGCGACGAACTACAACATCAGGCTCTTTCGCTCGACCGCGTCAAGATCCGTGAAGTACTTGCTTTCGGGGCTGATCTTGTTGATGGCCCCTTTGATTGCTTTTGCACTCTCCTCACTTTTTATTGCGTTTTTTGGCCCGAGAGGCGGTGGATAAGGCACTTTCTTTGACTGAAGATCTGATATTCATGGGCGCATCCGAGGCGCTCCGCAGCACAACATCAATTAGTTTCAACAACCCTAGGGAGTATCAACAATGAGAATCAAAAGAACCATCGCCAACATCCTGTTGGCATGTACAGCAATTGCTGCCACGGGCTGCGCGAGCCTGCCATCACCGGAGGCGATGAAGACCGCCACCGCGGATTTCCAGCTTCCAAAGCTGCCGAGCGACGGCGAAGCCATGGTTTATGTGGTACGCCCCTCTTCAACGGGCAGCATGGTTCGCTTCAACGTCTTCGTCGACGATCAGGAGCCAGCATCCGAAATGGGCTACACCCGAGGCAGCCAGTACATCTACTTCAGCCTGCGGCCAGGGGAGCACAAGATTTTGTCGAAGGCCGAGAACTGGGCCGATACCTCGGTCTCGGTCAAGGCCGGCGACATCGTGTTCATCCAACAGGACCCATCGATGGGGATCATCATGGCCCGAAACAGCTTGGTCAAGCTCGAAGAGTTGCCTGGCAAGTACCAGGTGAAAAGCCTGTCTGTGGGGACCATTCTCAAGACGACGAAGTAGTTGCTCGTTCGCGGGGGAGCGCGCGCTTCCTCGCTCTTGAGCAGTGCCACTTCGTTCATCTGGCGTTCGGACGCTTGACGTTCGAAGCATCCGGCGGGCCATCGAATACCCCATGACTCATCACCTCAGAACACGCGCGGGTCGCGTGCATTTTGTCTGCGCATTCGCTTCGCTGGCATTGCCCTCTTTGTCGGTTGCACAGCAAACCCCCACCACTCCCCAACCCTTCGTCGAACAACAGCGCCAGCAGGAACGCGAACGCGCCCTGCGCGAACAGAACGAGCGCACGGTCGATCAACGCCCGCAGGCCGCACCGCCCGCACCGGTGGCACGCATTCCCGAGACCGAAGCCCCGTGCTTCCGCATCGACCGCGTGCTGCTGGTCGGCGAGCAGGCCGAATTGTTCCAATGGGCGGTCTCTGATCTGTCTGGCCCTGACGGCAACGATTCGCCTCTCGGCCGCTGCCTGGGCACCGCCGGCGTGAACGTGGTGCTCGCCCGCGCCCAGCAGGCGGCCATCGCGCGCGGCTTTGTCACCACCCGCGTGCTGGCTGCGCCGCAAGACCTGTCCACCGGCACCCTGACCCTGTCGCTGGTGCCGGGACGCATCGCGGCAATCCGGGCCACGCCCGATTCTTCATCCACGCTGCTGGGCAGCGGCGCCTTGCTGGGTTCGGCCATTCCCGCCCGGCCGGGCGACCTCTTGAACCTGCGCGACATCGAGCAAGGCCTGGAGAACCTCAAGCGCGCCCCCACGGCCGAGGCCGACATCCAGATCGAGCCCTCGACCGCGCCCGATGCCAAGCCCGGCGACAGCGACCTGGTGGTCAAGTACGTGCAGGTCAGGAAGTGGCGCGTGGCCCTGAGCCTGGACGACAGCGGCACCAAGGCCACGGGCCGCTACCAGGCCGGTGCCACGGTGTCACTGGACAACCCCTTCGGGCTGAACGATCTGTTCTATGTCAGCGCCAACCACAGCATCAACAGCCATTTCCTCTCGGAGCCGAGCTACGGCACCGAGGGCCAGACGGTGCACTATTCGCTGCCGTATGGCTACTGGATGCTGGGCTTCACCGCCTCGAACAGCCAGTACCACCAGAGCGTGGAAAGCTTCAACGGACCGATCAACTACGCCGGCAAGTCCAACAACGCCGAAGTGAAGCTCTCGCGCCTGCTGTACCGGGACCAAAGCCGCAAGACGACGCTGGCGCTCAAGGGCTTCCGCAGGGAGTCGCGCAGCCTCATCGAGGACACGGAAGTGCCGGTGCAGCACCAGGTGGTGGGCGGCTGGGAACTCGGGCTGAACCACAAGGAGTTCATCGGCGAGGCCACGCTGGAGGGCACGCTGGCGTTCAAGCACGGCACGGGCGGCTTCGGCGCCCGGACCTCGCCGCAGGAGATCTACCACCGCAGCAACCCTGCCGAGCCGCTGGACGGCACTTCGCGCATGAAGCTGTACACGGCCGAAGTGAGCCTGAATGCGCCGTTCAAGCTGGGTGCACAGAAGCTGCGTTATTCGGGCCTGATCCGCGCCCAGTGGAACCGCACGCCGCTGATGTCGCAGGACCGGTTCGCCATCGGCGGGCGCTACACGGTGCGCGGCTTCGACGGCGAGACGAG from Variovorax paradoxus includes these protein-coding regions:
- a CDS encoding DUF2846 domain-containing protein, with amino-acid sequence MRIKRTIANILLACTAIAATGCASLPSPEAMKTATADFQLPKLPSDGEAMVYVVRPSSTGSMVRFNVFVDDQEPASEMGYTRGSQYIYFSLRPGEHKILSKAENWADTSVSVKAGDIVFIQQDPSMGIIMARNSLVKLEELPGKYQVKSLSVGTILKTTK
- a CDS encoding ShlB/FhaC/HecB family hemolysin secretion/activation protein; its protein translation is MTHHLRTRAGRVHFVCAFASLALPSLSVAQQTPTTPQPFVEQQRQQERERALREQNERTVDQRPQAAPPAPVARIPETEAPCFRIDRVLLVGEQAELFQWAVSDLSGPDGNDSPLGRCLGTAGVNVVLARAQQAAIARGFVTTRVLAAPQDLSTGTLTLSLVPGRIAAIRATPDSSSTLLGSGALLGSAIPARPGDLLNLRDIEQGLENLKRAPTAEADIQIEPSTAPDAKPGDSDLVVKYVQVRKWRVALSLDDSGTKATGRYQAGATVSLDNPFGLNDLFYVSANHSINSHFLSEPSYGTEGQTVHYSLPYGYWMLGFTASNSQYHQSVESFNGPINYAGKSNNAEVKLSRLLYRDQSRKTTLALKGFRRESRSLIEDTEVPVQHQVVGGWELGLNHKEFIGEATLEGTLAFKHGTGGFGARTSPQEIYHRSNPAEPLDGTSRMKLYTAEVSLNAPFKLGAQKLRYSGLIRAQWNRTPLMSQDRFAIGGRYTVRGFDGETSLMGERGWLIRNDIGWAMGQSGAELYVGADYGHVGGRSTVDLLGRSLAGAVIGVRGQWSKLSYDFFMGAPIRKPEGYRTARTTFGFNLNASF